A single Pedobacter sp. PACM 27299 DNA region contains:
- a CDS encoding DUF6266 family protein: protein MGYVLNGKSIIRTIGKSNKPLSPARMINCNRITIVNKFLKPIHQFIKLGFQLKVVNSDRNYYNKAVSYHKKHAITGEAYIGRMVPKFQIVFMWAA, encoded by the coding sequence GTGGGTTATGTATTGAACGGAAAATCGATTATCAGAACAATTGGTAAAAGCAATAAACCCCTCAGCCCTGCCAGAATGATCAATTGCAACCGCATAACGATCGTCAATAAGTTTCTAAAACCCATTCATCAATTTATTAAATTAGGCTTTCAGCTTAAGGTTGTTAATTCCGACAGGAATTACTACAACAAGGCGGTTTCTTACCATAAAAAACACGCAATAACCGGTGAAGCCTATATAGGGAGGATGGTTCCGAAATTTCAGATAGTGTTTATGTGGGCAGCATAG
- a CDS encoding rhodanese-like domain-containing protein, which yields MEIERHNSTQIMQAYTEIDITKLTALQKEASILLIDVRERHEVPVLDSEIFKKVPMSELAEFLNTAVEEKNIVFICQHGIRSVAAAEALHDKQGSGKQIYSLKGGIAKWRNYFL from the coding sequence ATGGAAATCGAACGCCACAATTCTACTCAAATCATGCAAGCTTACACTGAAATAGACATTACAAAATTGACTGCGCTTCAAAAAGAAGCATCTATCTTGCTTATAGACGTCAGAGAACGCCATGAAGTACCCGTCCTTGATAGCGAAATCTTCAAAAAAGTGCCCATGTCTGAGCTCGCTGAATTTCTGAATACTGCTGTTGAAGAAAAAAACATTGTTTTTATTTGTCAGCATGGAATCCGGAGTGTTGCGGCGGCAGAGGCCTTGCATGATAAACAGGGCTCAGGCAAGCAGATCTACAGTCTAAAAGGTGGCATTGCAAAATGGAGAAATTACTTTTTGTAA
- a CDS encoding MarR family winged helix-turn-helix transcriptional regulator, giving the protein MSNKIEFYFKKPEDSPGYLLGQLTMLWQRKLKRVLDPLDLTHTQFALLCALAWLSRESDKVTQVDVANQSNTDKMMVSKVLRTLEDKNFITRHEHPTDTRAKTIMLTPDGEKVLQKAIICVETADLYFFKELGTDLTSFNSKMAALIKQHTKEV; this is encoded by the coding sequence ATGTCTAATAAAATTGAATTTTATTTTAAAAAGCCCGAAGACAGTCCCGGTTATCTTCTAGGGCAGTTAACAATGCTATGGCAGAGGAAACTAAAGCGTGTTTTAGATCCTTTAGACTTGACGCATACCCAGTTCGCGCTGCTCTGTGCACTAGCCTGGTTATCCAGAGAAAGTGATAAAGTTACACAGGTTGACGTCGCCAATCAAAGCAATACGGATAAAATGATGGTGTCAAAGGTATTGAGGACGCTGGAAGATAAGAATTTTATTACCCGTCATGAACATCCAACAGATACCAGGGCTAAAACCATCATGTTGACTCCAGATGGAGAAAAGGTCTTACAAAAAGCCATTATATGTGTAGAAACTGCCGATCTATATTTTTTTAAGGAGTTAGGAACAGACCTGACCAGCTTTAATTCAAAGATGGCAGCATTAATTAAACAGCATACTAAAGAAGTGTAA
- a CDS encoding EVE domain-containing protein: MRKLAYWIIVASKDHVKTGLAEGIAQACHGKISPLKKMRKDDFIIYYSGKQTMGRPEACQEFTAIGKVMDDEIYQVQVSEDFCPSRRNIEFLPSLDVSILPLIPELDFIPNKKSWGYPFRFGFFEINQHDFELISLKMLHKDHV, encoded by the coding sequence ATGAGAAAATTAGCATACTGGATCATTGTGGCATCGAAAGATCATGTTAAAACCGGGCTGGCAGAGGGGATTGCACAAGCCTGTCATGGAAAAATCTCGCCTTTGAAAAAGATGCGTAAGGATGATTTCATTATCTATTATTCAGGAAAACAAACTATGGGAAGACCTGAGGCCTGTCAGGAATTTACCGCTATAGGAAAGGTGATGGATGACGAAATATATCAGGTTCAAGTGTCTGAAGACTTTTGTCCCTCAAGACGTAATATTGAATTTTTGCCGAGCCTGGATGTTTCCATTTTGCCCTTAATTCCCGAACTGGATTTTATCCCCAACAAGAAAAGCTGGGGCTATCCGTTCCGTTTTGGTTTCTTCGAGATCAATCAGCATGATTTTGAATTGATTTCTTTAAAAATGCTACATAAAGACCATGTCTAA
- a CDS encoding glutathione peroxidase — protein sequence MNTLLILLSLIFTPPAKSIYDFNFRTIDGKVMKMSQFKGKKILIVNTASKCGYTPQYEDLEKLSKQYGKEVVLIGFPAGNFGGQELATNSEIQDFCKKNFGVTFLLSEKVSVKGDDINPLFKYLTTAANPDFTGDINWNFEKFLINEKGELVHRFRSKVKPLSEELTKNL from the coding sequence ATGAATACATTATTAATATTACTGAGCCTGATCTTTACCCCGCCGGCAAAAAGTATTTATGATTTCAACTTTAGAACCATCGATGGTAAAGTGATGAAAATGTCGCAATTCAAAGGAAAGAAAATCCTGATTGTGAACACCGCGTCGAAATGTGGGTATACGCCTCAATATGAAGACCTGGAGAAATTGAGTAAGCAATATGGTAAAGAGGTGGTGTTGATCGGATTCCCAGCTGGTAATTTCGGCGGACAAGAATTAGCGACTAATTCTGAAATTCAGGACTTCTGTAAAAAGAATTTTGGGGTTACCTTTTTATTAAGTGAAAAAGTGAGTGTTAAAGGTGATGACATTAACCCATTGTTCAAATATCTGACAACTGCAGCAAACCCAGATTTCACTGGTGACATCAACTGGAATTTCGAGAAGTTCTTAATCAATGAAAAAGGAGAATTGGTACACCGTTTCCGCTCTAAAGTGAAACCTTTAAGCGAAGAGCTGACTAAGAACCTTTAG
- the topA gene encoding type I DNA topoisomerase, with translation MAKNLLIVESPAKAKTIEGYLGKDFLVKSSYGHIRDLVKGDMGIDVANNFAQTYEVPADKKHVVAELKKLAKEAEMVWLASDEDREGEAISWHLYETLGLKENKTKRIVFHEITKPAILKAIENPRTIDYNLVNAQQARRVLDRLVGFELSPVLWKKIKPSLSAGRVQSVAVRLIVDREREVNKFNATAAFKVSAQFGTGKGKEVVKAELPQRFEKEADAEKFLNDSIQAGFSVASLETRPAKRNPAPPFTTSTLQQEASRKLGYSVSRTMQIAQRLYESGRITYMRTDSVNLSETALQAASAEINSAWGEKYHHQRTYKTKSAGAQEAHEAIRPTYFNHHTVTGDSSEQRLYELIWKRAIASQMSEAQFEKTTAQIAISTRKEHLVAEGEVLKFDGFLKVYLESSDDDEAEDSEDNNMLPPLAKGQELSLREMNATERFSRPPARYTEASMIKKLEELGIGRPSTYAPTISTIQNRGYVVKEDRDGRQRSFTSIVLANGEVKKQIKTEITGAEKSKLFPTDIGEVVNDFLVEHFKGIVDFNFTANVEKEFDEIAQGLQEWTKMLHSFYTPFHQEVETTLENAERANGERLLGVDPVSGKNVYAKVGKFGPLVQIGQNDDEEKPRYASLAKSQSVATVTLEDALEQFKLPFQLEDYEGKEVSVGVGRFGPYVKWGDAYISIPKNEEPLSVDRDRAIEIIQEKITADAPVAHYEGLPVTKGKGRFGPFIKWNDLFINVPKAYNFEELSAADINELIGKKVEKEANRFIQQWNEEKIAIENGRWGPFIRFGKDMLKLGKNPATGEKYTPEDLASVSLEEVKKLIVEQVPNAFEPKATKKKAAAKTTAKAAKAPAKKKTVAKK, from the coding sequence ATGGCGAAGAATTTATTAATAGTTGAGTCACCTGCAAAAGCTAAAACCATCGAAGGGTATTTAGGAAAAGATTTCCTTGTTAAATCAAGTTACGGACACATCCGGGATTTGGTTAAGGGGGATATGGGCATCGATGTAGCCAATAATTTCGCCCAGACCTATGAGGTCCCTGCCGATAAAAAGCATGTAGTAGCCGAGCTTAAGAAGTTAGCCAAGGAAGCCGAAATGGTATGGCTAGCGTCCGATGAGGACCGTGAAGGGGAAGCAATTTCCTGGCACTTATATGAGACATTAGGACTAAAAGAAAATAAAACTAAACGTATAGTATTTCACGAGATCACTAAGCCTGCCATCTTAAAGGCGATAGAGAATCCACGTACCATCGATTATAACCTGGTCAACGCCCAGCAGGCACGCCGTGTATTGGATAGATTGGTAGGTTTTGAACTTTCTCCGGTATTGTGGAAAAAAATCAAACCATCTTTATCTGCAGGTAGAGTGCAGTCGGTAGCCGTACGTTTAATTGTAGATAGAGAGCGAGAAGTCAATAAATTTAATGCAACCGCTGCATTTAAGGTATCTGCACAATTCGGTACTGGAAAAGGTAAAGAAGTGGTGAAAGCAGAATTGCCACAGCGTTTTGAAAAAGAAGCAGATGCAGAGAAATTCTTAAATGACAGTATCCAGGCAGGATTCAGCGTGGCCAGTTTAGAGACCAGACCTGCAAAAAGAAACCCAGCGCCTCCATTTACAACTTCGACTTTACAGCAGGAAGCTTCCCGTAAACTGGGATATTCGGTGTCGAGGACGATGCAGATCGCTCAGCGACTGTATGAAAGTGGACGTATCACGTATATGCGTACCGATTCCGTGAATTTATCGGAAACTGCATTACAGGCAGCATCAGCGGAAATTAATTCTGCATGGGGCGAGAAATACCATCACCAAAGAACTTATAAAACGAAATCTGCAGGCGCACAGGAAGCTCACGAGGCCATCCGCCCTACTTATTTCAATCACCATACCGTGACCGGCGACAGTTCAGAACAGCGTTTGTATGAATTGATCTGGAAGCGTGCCATCGCTTCTCAGATGTCTGAGGCGCAGTTTGAAAAAACAACTGCACAGATTGCCATCAGTACCCGAAAAGAGCATTTAGTTGCAGAAGGTGAAGTATTGAAATTTGATGGTTTCCTAAAAGTATACCTGGAATCCAGCGATGACGATGAAGCAGAAGATTCTGAAGACAACAACATGCTGCCTCCATTGGCTAAAGGCCAGGAATTGAGCTTAAGAGAAATGAATGCAACAGAGCGTTTCTCTCGTCCGCCGGCAAGATATACAGAGGCCAGTATGATTAAGAAACTGGAAGAACTGGGTATCGGTCGTCCTTCTACTTATGCACCAACGATCTCTACGATTCAAAACCGTGGTTATGTGGTGAAAGAAGACCGTGATGGTCGTCAGCGTTCCTTTACCTCGATTGTATTGGCGAATGGTGAAGTTAAAAAACAAATTAAAACAGAAATTACGGGTGCAGAGAAATCAAAACTCTTCCCAACAGATATAGGTGAAGTAGTGAACGACTTCCTGGTAGAACACTTTAAAGGAATTGTCGATTTCAACTTTACAGCGAATGTAGAGAAGGAATTTGATGAGATCGCACAAGGTTTACAGGAATGGACGAAAATGCTCCACTCCTTCTACACCCCTTTCCATCAGGAAGTAGAAACTACATTAGAAAACGCGGAACGTGCAAACGGAGAACGTTTACTAGGTGTGGATCCAGTTTCTGGAAAGAACGTATATGCTAAAGTAGGTAAATTTGGTCCATTGGTGCAAATTGGTCAGAATGATGATGAAGAAAAACCGCGTTATGCGAGTTTGGCAAAATCTCAGTCGGTGGCCACAGTGACACTTGAAGACGCTTTAGAGCAGTTTAAACTGCCTTTCCAATTGGAAGACTATGAAGGTAAAGAAGTTTCTGTAGGTGTAGGCCGCTTTGGCCCTTACGTGAAATGGGGAGATGCTTACATCTCCATTCCTAAAAACGAAGAGCCTTTATCAGTAGATAGAGACCGTGCGATAGAAATTATTCAGGAGAAAATCACTGCTGATGCTCCTGTTGCACATTACGAAGGTTTGCCGGTGACAAAAGGAAAAGGCCGTTTCGGTCCTTTCATCAAATGGAACGACTTGTTCATCAACGTACCAAAAGCATATAACTTTGAAGAACTTTCGGCCGCAGATATCAATGAATTGATTGGCAAAAAGGTGGAAAAAGAAGCCAACAGATTCATCCAGCAGTGGAATGAGGAGAAAATTGCGATTGAAAACGGCAGATGGGGACCTTTCATCCGCTTCGGTAAAGACATGCTGAAACTGGGTAAAAACCCGGCTACAGGTGAAAAATACACACCTGAGGATCTGGCATCCGTTTCTTTGGAGGAAGTGAAAAAACTAATCGTTGAGCAGGTTCCAAATGCATTTGAGCCTAAAGCAACGAAGAAAAAAGCAGCAGCTAAAACCACTGCTAAAGCGGCAAAAGCACCAGCAAAAAAGAAAACAGTAGCGAAAAAATAG
- a CDS encoding alpha-2-macroglobulin family protein, whose translation MKITQKGFFIGGALLVLIGLTTFFLLKKKPTKDNQAYAKYIEAYTSGTVSKKSNIRIRLASQVKTMGDIGVADQRDLFSSSPSIKGKTYWIDAQTLEFRPDEALKSGETYDVTFHLDEVTETEKGLGDFDFDFKVINPGLDLTQEGLVSQNNTSLDYMKLKGEINTADQEDPKLIEQCLKVDFPSALKVKWQHTPAKNTSSFTIDSIPKGKSETPLNLAWDGDPIKAGRRGQEELVVPAKGIFKIMNMKAVQDMEDFALVQFSEPVNVGQDLNGLISLSQLSNLRFTIDASQVKVYSPDKLEGNYQFTVNEGVENINNKTLTAAKAANIIFENKLPSVEISGKGTILPNSGKLVLPFDAVNLKAVDVTIIKIYENNIPQFFQTNGFDGNQELRRVGKPIVQKTIRLDEDKSLNLHKKNRFTLDLDKIIRTEPGAMYRVTIGFRSAYNLFKCAEGSSKEGDSSEDEFENYSREKLDEFDDFWLRYDNYYPSGYSWEDRDNPCTPSYYRTDRFASRNLIASNIGLIAKGGNDGSMLIIATDLLTAKPLSGVSIELQDYQRQVIETVKTDGDGMVTIDNKRKPFLLVAKMGDERGYLKVNDENALPLSRFDVAGDQVQHGLKGFIYGERGVWRPGDSLFLSFILEDKLKRLPGAYPVTFELYNPKGQLVKRAVNGKPLNGFYAFRTATESTAPTGNWLAKVKAGGAVFSKTIKIETVMPNRLKISFNYGNRPYLGSGGPSTAVLSANWLFGAPGKHLKAKVDVSLNTMKTTFKGYEDYSFDNPTVVFESQLKTIFEGTLNENGTATVNTNLNENNTAPGMLKANFSIKVFEAGGNFSIDNFSIPYHVYSDYYGIKTPAGDKLTGMLLTGKDHQIDIINVNRDGKLLAGSKDVDVELYKVQWRWWWEREQEDAYANFTQNSYNKLVIKETVALNNGKGKWILRIDEPEWGRYLLLVRDRKSGHVTGKSVYIDWPGWAQREQGNNPTEAAMLSFTANKTKFKVGEEIVLTIPSGQDGKALISIENGSRVIKTFWTDTKAGQTQFKFKAEKGMTPNVFANITLLQPHAQTVNDLPIRMYGVIPLLIEDPETILKPQIKMADKLKPETESTITVSEQNGKAMTYTVAIVDEGLLDLTRFKTPDPHPVFYAREGLGVKTWDLFDYVLGAWGGNLERILSIGGDGSINKNLNPAKANRFVPVVKYMGPFSLSKGGSNTHKFKLPQYIGAVRAMVVAGQDGAYGAAEKSVLVKKPLMLLATLPRVIGPGESFTLPATVFATEPNLKNVTLQLQASNLDVIGSKTQQLAFKQPGEQMAYFEIKAPEMTGIAKVKLIAQSGNEKIAYDVELDIRNPNPYVSNVVSAMIEPGKNWGMNYAPIGMAGSNSGSLELSAIPPIDLKKRLGYLMQYPHGCVEQTTSGVFPQLFLNKLTPLSEQQKTTTERNIKVGINKLRAFQTGDGGLGYWPGATSADEWGSIYGAHFLIESQNAGYSLPVGLLEELLRYLKGKASNWAPNSSNFYGSDLTQAYRLYVLALAKKPEMAAMNRLKAFQYLSVAAKWRLAAGYQLAGQAVAANGLIKGLAIEVQPYQQLGGTYGSDLRDEAMILETLTLLGRKAEAAKLLQPVAAKLGTNEWYSTQTTAYSLLAIAKFCGANTSSNNLKYSYLIDGRKGSKDSKDFLNAIPLTFKNPTVSVTNTGNRVLFARLILQGQPAADQNTFLPNNPEALEMNISYKLLNGKPIDPAVLKQSTDFYAEVTVKNPGKMGYYEQMALTQIFPSGWEIINTRISDTESAIASSPYIYRDIRDDRVFTYFNLRENETVTYKVLLNAAYIGRYYLSAVQCEAMYNNNISSTAAGKWVQVIK comes from the coding sequence ATGAAAATTACGCAAAAAGGATTTTTTATTGGCGGAGCTTTGCTCGTCCTTATCGGCCTTACTACCTTCTTCCTCCTAAAAAAGAAGCCCACTAAAGACAATCAGGCCTATGCTAAATACATAGAAGCTTATACCTCTGGTACCGTATCCAAAAAAAGCAATATTAGAATCAGATTGGCCAGTCAGGTGAAAACCATGGGCGATATTGGTGTAGCTGATCAAAGGGACCTATTTAGCAGCTCCCCTTCCATTAAGGGAAAAACTTATTGGATTGATGCGCAAACCTTAGAATTTCGCCCGGATGAAGCGTTGAAGTCCGGCGAAACGTATGATGTGACTTTCCACCTCGATGAAGTGACAGAAACAGAGAAAGGTTTGGGAGATTTTGATTTCGACTTTAAGGTCATCAATCCGGGGCTGGATTTAACGCAGGAAGGTCTGGTTTCTCAGAACAACACTTCGCTGGATTACATGAAGCTCAAAGGAGAAATCAACACCGCCGATCAGGAAGATCCTAAATTGATTGAACAATGTTTAAAGGTTGATTTCCCAAGCGCTTTAAAAGTAAAATGGCAGCACACACCAGCAAAAAACACTTCCAGCTTTACCATAGACAGTATTCCTAAGGGGAAATCCGAAACTCCGTTGAATTTAGCCTGGGATGGCGATCCAATTAAAGCAGGAAGAAGAGGACAGGAAGAATTGGTCGTTCCTGCTAAAGGAATATTTAAGATCATGAACATGAAAGCTGTGCAGGATATGGAAGATTTTGCATTGGTGCAATTTTCTGAACCGGTTAATGTAGGTCAGGATCTCAATGGACTGATCAGCTTGTCGCAATTGTCAAACCTGCGGTTTACCATTGATGCCAGTCAGGTGAAGGTATATAGCCCTGATAAACTGGAAGGTAATTACCAGTTTACCGTAAATGAAGGCGTAGAGAATATCAATAACAAAACACTAACTGCGGCAAAAGCAGCCAATATTATCTTTGAGAACAAACTTCCATCGGTAGAGATTTCCGGAAAAGGAACGATCCTTCCCAATTCAGGGAAATTGGTATTGCCTTTTGATGCGGTGAATTTGAAAGCGGTGGATGTGACTATCATCAAGATTTATGAGAACAATATCCCTCAGTTTTTCCAGACCAATGGATTTGATGGCAATCAGGAACTGCGACGTGTAGGTAAACCGATTGTTCAGAAAACGATTCGTTTGGATGAGGATAAATCACTCAACCTACATAAGAAAAACCGCTTTACTTTAGACCTAGACAAGATCATTCGTACTGAACCTGGTGCCATGTACCGTGTGACCATTGGCTTTAGAAGCGCTTATAATCTTTTCAAATGTGCAGAAGGGTCTTCAAAAGAAGGTGATTCCAGTGAGGATGAATTTGAAAATTACAGCAGGGAGAAGCTGGATGAATTCGATGATTTCTGGCTGAGGTATGATAATTATTATCCTAGTGGCTATAGCTGGGAAGATAGAGACAACCCTTGTACCCCATCCTATTACAGAACTGATAGATTTGCCAGTCGAAATTTGATTGCCTCCAACATTGGTTTAATTGCCAAAGGCGGTAATGATGGCAGTATGCTGATCATCGCCACAGATTTATTAACCGCCAAGCCCCTAAGTGGTGTATCGATAGAATTACAGGATTACCAGCGACAGGTTATTGAAACGGTTAAAACCGATGGCGATGGTATGGTGACCATTGACAACAAAAGAAAGCCATTTTTATTGGTGGCCAAAATGGGCGACGAACGTGGATACCTGAAGGTTAATGATGAAAATGCATTGCCACTGAGCAGATTTGACGTCGCTGGTGATCAGGTACAACATGGCTTAAAAGGCTTTATTTATGGAGAACGCGGTGTTTGGCGTCCAGGAGATTCTTTGTTTTTATCTTTCATTCTGGAAGACAAGCTTAAAAGACTACCTGGTGCTTATCCGGTTACTTTCGAATTATACAATCCTAAAGGACAGCTGGTTAAAAGAGCGGTAAATGGTAAACCTTTAAATGGTTTCTACGCTTTTAGAACAGCTACAGAGAGTACTGCCCCTACGGGCAACTGGCTGGCAAAAGTAAAAGCCGGCGGCGCTGTATTCTCCAAAACGATTAAAATTGAGACGGTGATGCCAAACAGGCTTAAAATCAGTTTCAATTATGGTAATCGCCCTTACTTAGGTTCTGGCGGACCATCTACAGCGGTATTATCCGCAAACTGGTTGTTTGGTGCACCAGGCAAGCATTTAAAAGCAAAAGTAGATGTCAGTCTGAATACGATGAAGACGACGTTTAAAGGATATGAAGATTATAGCTTCGACAACCCTACAGTGGTTTTCGAATCGCAGTTGAAAACCATTTTTGAAGGAACATTAAATGAAAATGGAACGGCTACTGTAAATACCAATCTGAATGAGAATAATACAGCACCTGGGATGCTGAAAGCCAATTTCTCGATTAAAGTATTCGAAGCTGGCGGTAATTTCAGTATTGACAATTTTAGCATTCCCTACCATGTGTATTCGGATTATTATGGGATAAAAACTCCTGCTGGCGACAAATTAACTGGGATGCTGCTCACAGGTAAAGACCATCAGATTGACATTATCAATGTAAACAGAGATGGAAAATTACTGGCAGGCAGCAAGGACGTAGATGTGGAGCTATATAAAGTGCAATGGCGCTGGTGGTGGGAACGCGAACAGGAAGACGCTTATGCGAATTTCACTCAAAACTCCTACAATAAGCTGGTGATTAAAGAAACGGTAGCCTTGAATAATGGTAAAGGCAAATGGATCTTACGCATTGATGAACCGGAATGGGGTCGTTACCTGCTATTGGTTAGAGATCGTAAAAGTGGTCACGTGACTGGAAAATCAGTTTATATTGACTGGCCAGGATGGGCACAGCGCGAACAAGGTAATAACCCTACCGAAGCAGCTATGCTATCCTTTACCGCCAATAAAACCAAATTTAAAGTGGGAGAAGAAATCGTCCTGACGATTCCTTCCGGTCAGGATGGCAAAGCCCTGATCTCTATTGAAAACGGCAGTAGAGTTATAAAAACCTTTTGGACGGATACAAAAGCCGGACAAACGCAGTTTAAATTCAAAGCAGAAAAAGGCATGACACCAAATGTGTTTGCCAATATCACGCTTTTACAGCCCCATGCACAAACCGTAAATGATTTGCCTATTCGTATGTATGGCGTTATTCCTTTGCTGATTGAAGACCCTGAAACCATACTGAAACCGCAGATCAAAATGGCGGATAAGCTGAAACCTGAAACGGAAAGCACCATCACTGTTTCTGAGCAGAATGGAAAAGCAATGACTTATACCGTTGCCATTGTTGATGAAGGTTTACTTGACTTAACACGATTTAAAACTCCTGACCCCCATCCTGTTTTCTATGCCAGAGAAGGTCTGGGTGTAAAAACATGGGATCTGTTTGATTATGTCCTGGGTGCCTGGGGCGGAAATCTTGAAAGGATCCTCAGCATCGGTGGTGATGGCAGCATCAACAAAAACCTAAACCCTGCTAAAGCGAATCGCTTTGTGCCAGTGGTCAAATATATGGGCCCTTTCAGCCTTTCTAAAGGTGGCAGTAATACCCATAAGTTCAAACTGCCGCAATACATTGGTGCCGTGAGGGCAATGGTAGTTGCTGGTCAGGATGGTGCTTATGGTGCTGCTGAAAAAAGCGTGTTGGTGAAAAAGCCATTGATGTTATTGGCCACGCTTCCAAGGGTGATTGGCCCGGGGGAAAGCTTTACCCTGCCTGCTACCGTATTCGCGACAGAGCCAAACCTGAAAAACGTAACCTTACAATTGCAAGCCAGTAATCTGGATGTTATCGGTAGCAAAACCCAGCAACTGGCATTTAAACAGCCGGGTGAACAAATGGCTTATTTTGAAATTAAGGCTCCTGAAATGACTGGAATTGCGAAAGTTAAACTGATCGCTCAAAGTGGCAATGAGAAAATTGCTTACGATGTGGAGCTGGATATTCGTAATCCTAACCCTTATGTGAGTAATGTAGTTTCGGCAATGATAGAACCTGGAAAAAACTGGGGAATGAATTATGCGCCGATTGGCATGGCAGGAAGTAATTCCGGAAGTCTGGAATTGTCGGCTATCCCTCCGATTGACCTTAAAAAAAGATTGGGTTATTTAATGCAATACCCACATGGTTGTGTAGAGCAAACTACATCTGGAGTGTTCCCACAGCTGTTTTTGAATAAATTAACGCCACTGAGCGAGCAGCAAAAGACCACGACAGAAAGAAATATTAAAGTTGGGATCAATAAATTACGTGCCTTCCAGACTGGTGATGGTGGCCTTGGTTACTGGCCAGGTGCAACCAGCGCTGATGAATGGGGCAGTATTTATGGCGCGCACTTCCTGATTGAATCACAAAATGCAGGTTATAGTCTGCCGGTCGGTTTATTAGAGGAGCTTTTGCGTTACCTGAAAGGTAAAGCTTCAAATTGGGCGCCTAACAGCAGCAATTTCTACGGATCTGATCTTACTCAAGCTTACCGGTTATATGTCCTTGCGCTAGCTAAAAAGCCTGAAATGGCGGCAATGAATAGACTGAAGGCATTCCAATACTTGTCGGTAGCGGCAAAATGGCGTTTGGCAGCAGGTTATCAGCTCGCCGGACAAGCCGTAGCAGCAAATGGTTTGATTAAAGGCCTGGCGATTGAAGTACAGCCTTATCAGCAGCTCGGCGGAACTTATGGTTCTGATTTAAGAGATGAAGCTATGATTTTGGAAACGCTGACTTTATTAGGCCGCAAAGCTGAAGCAGCGAAGTTATTGCAGCCAGTAGCTGCTAAACTGGGGACTAATGAATGGTATAGCACACAAACTACGGCCTATAGCTTATTGGCAATTGCCAAATTCTGTGGTGCCAATACCAGTTCCAATAACCTTAAATATAGCTACCTGATTGATGGAAGAAAAGGAAGCAAGGATTCGAAAGACTTCCTCAACGCTATTCCTTTGACTTTTAAAAACCCTACAGTATCGGTCACGAATACAGGAAACCGGGTATTGTTTGCACGTCTGATCTTACAAGGTCAGCCTGCAGCTGATCAGAACACCTTCCTGCCAAACAATCCGGAAGCATTGGAAATGAACATCAGCTACAAATTGTTAAATGGCAAACCCATAGATCCAGCTGTCCTGAAACAAAGCACAGATTTTTATGCGGAAGTAACGGTGAAGAATCCTGGAAAAATGGGCTACTATGAGCAGATGGCATTGACGCAAATCTTCCCTTCAGGATGGGAAATTATCAATACCCGAATCAGTGATACGGAAAGTGCGATTGCTTCCTCTCCGTATATTTACAGAGACATCAGGGACGACCGTGTCTTTACGTATTTCAACCTGAGGGAAAATGAAACGGTGACTTACAAAGTATTGCTGAATGCGGCTTATATTGGCCGATATTATTTATCTGCAGTGCAGTGTGAAGCGATGTACAACAACAACATAAGTTCTACAGCAGCAGGGAAATGGGTGCAGGTAATTAAATAA